A genome region from Desulfatiglans sp. includes the following:
- a CDS encoding aldehyde ferredoxin oxidoreductase family protein, whose product MAHGVMGKMLFVDLSKKQLKEEALDPKTVREYIGGYGLGAKILFERQKPGVDPLGPDAMLGIVTGMLTGTDAIGGSRYVMVGKSPLTGGWGDANSGGNVGPFLKFGGYDAVFFSGISEKPVYLYIDNGKAELKDASDLWGKDTFDTEDILRDRHGKKLEVACIGPSGEKLSLIAAVMNNKGRAAGRSGLGAVMGSKKLKAIAINGSLEIPVADKEAAKAMRKRHLSDMGPMVKFMQEFGTCGMLEMCAKVDDAPFKNWAGTGEGDMPNYADIGGPHIIAQQERRYGCYRCPIACGGIMKPSTGEYKWGEHAHKPEYETQAMFGTNLLVNNVDSIIMASDICNRYGMDTIGAGAVVAFAMECYEKGIITAKDTDGIEMKWGDHKASIALLNKIVRREGIGDILADGTKVAAKKLGKGSEKFAMHVGGQEFPAHDSRGGHGFAIAYCSEPTPGRHTMSGEMPHPPGTMPEYDPTTFKGRGIPHMIGSAFSNYYNAAGLCMICYGDGYGKAEYFLEAIKTITGWDVSREEIIKAGMRINAMRQAFNIREGITTPWKFPDRMLGKPAKTVGPRAGITWELQEIYTEYYEAMGWDTKTGKPKKETLLDLGMDFVARELYK is encoded by the coding sequence ATGGCGCATGGAGTTATGGGAAAGATGCTGTTTGTTGATCTCAGCAAAAAACAGCTTAAAGAAGAGGCACTTGATCCAAAGACAGTCCGGGAATATATAGGCGGTTATGGTCTGGGTGCAAAGATATTATTTGAAAGACAGAAACCAGGGGTTGATCCTCTTGGCCCTGATGCAATGCTTGGTATTGTTACAGGCATGCTTACCGGAACAGATGCTATAGGCGGTTCACGTTATGTAATGGTTGGTAAATCGCCCCTTACAGGCGGTTGGGGTGATGCCAATTCAGGCGGTAATGTGGGCCCATTTTTGAAGTTCGGTGGTTATGATGCTGTATTTTTCTCAGGGATATCTGAAAAACCGGTATACCTTTATATTGATAACGGCAAGGCAGAGCTTAAGGATGCATCTGACCTGTGGGGTAAGGACACCTTTGATACAGAAGACATCCTGAGAGACAGGCATGGCAAAAAGCTTGAAGTTGCCTGTATAGGGCCATCCGGAGAAAAATTATCACTTATAGCTGCTGTCATGAATAATAAAGGCCGCGCAGCAGGACGTTCAGGTCTTGGCGCTGTAATGGGCTCAAAAAAGCTCAAGGCAATTGCCATAAACGGATCTCTAGAAATACCCGTGGCTGATAAAGAGGCTGCAAAGGCAATGCGTAAAAGACACCTGAGTGACATGGGGCCGATGGTGAAATTCATGCAGGAGTTCGGCACCTGTGGTATGCTTGAGATGTGCGCCAAGGTGGATGATGCCCCATTCAAGAACTGGGCAGGCACCGGTGAGGGTGATATGCCCAACTATGCAGATATTGGCGGGCCGCATATAATAGCCCAGCAGGAAAGAAGATATGGCTGCTACCGATGCCCGATAGCCTGCGGCGGTATAATGAAGCCTTCAACAGGCGAGTATAAATGGGGTGAGCACGCACACAAACCGGAATATGAGACCCAGGCAATGTTTGGCACTAACCTTCTTGTCAATAATGTTGATTCAATAATTATGGCCAGTGATATCTGTAACCGGTATGGTATGGATACAATAGGGGCAGGCGCAGTGGTGGCCTTTGCAATGGAATGCTATGAAAAGGGTATAATTACCGCAAAGGATACAGACGGTATTGAAATGAAGTGGGGAGACCACAAGGCAAGTATTGCTCTCCTTAACAAGATTGTAAGGCGTGAAGGTATCGGCGATATACTTGCTGACGGCACAAAGGTGGCGGCTAAAAAATTAGGTAAAGGTTCTGAAAAATTTGCAATGCATGTGGGAGGTCAGGAATTTCCTGCGCATGATTCAAGGGGCGGACACGGATTTGCGATAGCCTATTGCTCGGAACCAACACCTGGCCGCCACACAATGAGCGGGGAGATGCCTCATCCTCCGGGAACAATGCCTGAGTATGATCCTACAACCTTTAAGGGTCGCGGAATACCCCACATGATAGGCTCTGCCTTTTCCAACTACTATAATGCAGCCGGGCTCTGCATGATCTGTTATGGCGATGGATATGGAAAGGCGGAATATTTTCTGGAGGCAATAAAAACCATCACAGGATGGGATGTATCCCGTGAAGAGATCATCAAGGCCGGGATGCGTATTAACGCAATGCGTCAGGCATTCAATATCCGTGAAGGTATAACAACACCATGGAAATTCCCTGACAGGATGCTCGGAAAACCGGCCAAGACAGTTGGGCCAAGGGCAGGCATTACCTGGGAACTTCAAGAGATCTATACAGAGTACTACGAGGCAATGGGCTGGGATACAAAGACAGGGAAACCAAAAAAGGAGACCCTTCTTGACCTGGGCATGGATTTTGTTGCAAGGGAATTATATAAATAA
- the araD gene encoding L-ribulose-5-phosphate 4-epimerase AraD — protein sequence MSNYKDLKEVCFRANMEIPKNKLAIYTFGNVSALDASKGIFAIKPSGVPYDEMKPDDMVIVDMDGNRVEGKMNPSSDTPTHAVLYRSLPGINSIAHAHSAYAVAWAQACRPIPIYGTTHADHMSHDIPVTKVMSNEMIKGQYEVETGHQIINAIKENNLSHLEVQMILVACHGPFTWGETPDKAVYNAVVLEEIARMACITEQINPDIRRMKDTLINKHYQRKHGEDAYYGQAKK from the coding sequence ATGAGTAATTACAAGGATCTGAAAGAGGTGTGCTTTAGGGCAAATATGGAGATCCCTAAGAATAAACTGGCGATCTACACCTTTGGCAATGTAAGCGCACTTGATGCATCAAAAGGCATATTTGCTATAAAGCCAAGCGGTGTCCCCTATGATGAAATGAAACCCGATGACATGGTTATTGTGGATATGGATGGGAACAGGGTTGAGGGAAAGATGAACCCATCTTCTGACACACCTACCCATGCCGTGCTTTACCGCTCTTTACCGGGTATTAACAGCATCGCACACGCGCATTCTGCCTATGCAGTGGCATGGGCGCAGGCATGCCGACCCATACCTATTTACGGGACAACACACGCTGACCATATGTCCCACGACATCCCTGTCACAAAGGTGATGAGTAATGAGATGATAAAGGGGCAGTATGAGGTAGAGACCGGCCATCAGATTATAAATGCAATTAAAGAAAATAATCTCTCGCACCTTGAGGTACAGATGATCCTGGTCGCATGTCATGGGCCATTCACCTGGGGCGAAACACCTGATAAGGCGGTCTACAATGCGGTTGTACTCGAAGAGATAGCCAGAATGGCCTGCATAACAGAGCAGATAAATCCTGATATCAGGCGGATGAAGGATACCCTGATCAATAAACATTATCAGAGAAAACACGGGGAAGATGCATACTATGGTCAGGCAAAAAAATAG
- the araA gene encoding L-arabinose isomerase yields the protein MKAYENISIWMVAGSQHLYGEETLKQVRSHTEEIAGYLNGLDNIPAEILYKGILTTLQEITDFCIRASADDQCAGVILWMHTFSPSKMWINGLKVITKPILHLHTQYNRDIPWGDIDMDFMNLNQSAHGDREHGYINTRMKIDRKVVTGFWKDDRVHKGISSWIRAAAALRDIRGAKVARFGDNMRDVAVTEGDKVAAQIAFGFDVYGYGVGDLVARIKEVKEERIDALIKEYKETYVVDKELLPGGSRHESLKEAARLEAGIENFLVDGNFVAFTTTFEDLEGMRQLPGFACQRLMEKGYGFGAEGDWKTALLVRAMKVMGKGLTGGTSFMEDYTYHLDPENSMVLGAHMLEVCPTISGAEKVRLEIHPLGIGGKEDPVRLVFNVPEGDSVNASLIDMGNRFRLLVNEVYTVDITEKLPRLPVARVLWKPKPDLEIASHAWILGGGAHHTGYSKQVTTEMLTDFCEMCGIEMLLIDDKTDLSSFKKELKWNDLYYTLKAFSGGV from the coding sequence ATGAAAGCATACGAGAACATCTCTATATGGATGGTTGCAGGGAGTCAGCACCTTTACGGGGAAGAGACACTGAAGCAGGTGCGGTCACACACAGAAGAGATCGCCGGGTATCTGAACGGGCTGGATAACATTCCAGCGGAGATTCTGTATAAAGGCATTCTGACCACGCTGCAGGAGATCACTGATTTTTGTATAAGGGCGAGCGCTGATGACCAATGCGCGGGTGTAATCCTCTGGATGCACACATTTTCACCATCCAAGATGTGGATCAACGGGCTCAAGGTGATAACCAAACCGATCCTCCACCTGCACACCCAGTATAACAGGGATATACCCTGGGGTGATATTGATATGGATTTCATGAACCTGAACCAGTCTGCCCACGGTGACAGGGAGCATGGATACATCAATACACGCATGAAGATAGATCGTAAGGTGGTCACAGGATTTTGGAAGGATGACAGGGTGCATAAAGGGATCAGCTCATGGATACGCGCTGCTGCTGCGCTAAGGGATATAAGGGGCGCAAAGGTTGCCCGCTTCGGGGATAACATGAGGGATGTGGCTGTTACAGAGGGGGACAAGGTTGCGGCCCAGATCGCCTTTGGTTTTGATGTATATGGCTACGGGGTGGGTGACCTGGTAGCAAGAATAAAAGAGGTAAAAGAAGAGCGGATCGATGCATTGATCAAAGAATACAAAGAGACCTATGTTGTTGACAAAGAACTACTTCCCGGAGGCAGCAGGCACGAGAGCCTCAAAGAGGCTGCCCGTTTGGAGGCAGGCATAGAGAACTTTTTAGTTGATGGTAATTTTGTCGCCTTTACTACCACCTTTGAAGACCTTGAAGGGATGAGGCAGCTTCCCGGTTTTGCATGCCAGAGGCTGATGGAAAAGGGGTATGGGTTTGGTGCAGAAGGGGACTGGAAGACAGCGCTTCTTGTGCGTGCCATGAAGGTTATGGGTAAAGGGCTTACCGGGGGCACATCATTTATGGAAGATTATACCTATCACCTTGACCCGGAAAACTCGATGGTCCTGGGCGCCCACATGCTGGAGGTCTGCCCGACCATATCAGGGGCAGAAAAGGTGCGGCTTGAGATACATCCGCTTGGGATAGGTGGAAAGGAAGACCCTGTAAGGCTGGTATTTAACGTGCCTGAAGGAGATTCTGTTAATGCATCACTTATTGACATGGGAAACAGGTTCAGGTTGCTGGTGAATGAGGTCTATACTGTAGACATTACAGAGAAGCTTCCAAGGCTCCCTGTGGCCAGAGTCCTCTGGAAACCCAAACCAGATCTTGAAATAGCATCCCATGCATGGATACTGGGGGGTGGCGCTCATCATACCGGGTACAGCAAGCAGGTAACAACAGAGATGCTGACAGATTTCTGTGAGATGTGTGGTATAGAGATGCTCCTGATCGATGATAAAACAGATCTCAGCTCTTTTAAAAAGGAACTCAAGTGGAATGATCTCTATTACACCCTGAAGGCCTTTTCAGGAGGGGTATAG
- a CDS encoding ATPase gives MKRDKTLSMIEGGDAVLGIEFGSTRIKAVLIGEDHNPLASGGFNWENSLTNGIWTYPIEQIWAGLKACYADLAQDVLNKYGVTLTRIKALGFSAMMHGYMVFDKKGNQLTLFRTWRNNITGAASEELTNLFNYPIPQRWSIAHLYQAVLNNEEHVKDIAFMTTLAGYIHWKLTGQKELGIGDASGMFPIDLTTKGFNMYMCALFDNHIKEKNFKWRIRGILPDVLCAGEGRAVLTEEGAILLDPSGMLKPGVPVAPPEGDAGTGMAATNSVAKRTGNVSAGTSVFAMIVLEKELKKVHHEVDLVTTPDGNLVGMAHSNNCSTDYDAWLNLFGEAFQALGKEISKPLLYDTLLEQALKGDPDCGGLMSYGYVSGEHITGFTEGRPLFVRSSEARFSLANFIRTHLFTSLCALQTGLNILFNEEGVRVDEIKGHGGFFKSAEVGQRIMAAATGTPVSTLKTAGEGGAWGMALLSAFMIRKDKTVILPEFLSLVFKGSIQDAVKPEPEDVKGFEKFFERYHKGLAIEKAAVLHMNV, from the coding sequence ATGAAAAGAGACAAAACCCTGTCCATGATTGAAGGCGGAGATGCGGTTCTTGGCATTGAATTTGGCTCAACCCGGATCAAGGCTGTGCTGATCGGTGAAGATCACAATCCCCTGGCTTCAGGAGGATTTAACTGGGAAAATTCTCTGACAAACGGAATATGGACATATCCCATTGAGCAGATTTGGGCGGGCCTTAAGGCATGTTACGCAGACCTTGCACAGGATGTACTGAATAAATATGGTGTGACCTTAACCCGTATCAAGGCCCTTGGGTTCAGCGCCATGATGCATGGTTATATGGTTTTTGACAAGAAGGGCAATCAGCTCACCCTCTTTAGGACATGGCGTAACAATATAACAGGGGCTGCATCAGAAGAGCTGACTAATCTTTTTAATTATCCCATTCCCCAGCGCTGGAGCATTGCACACCTTTACCAGGCTGTCCTTAATAATGAGGAGCATGTGAAGGATATTGCCTTTATGACTACCCTGGCAGGTTACATACATTGGAAACTAACCGGACAAAAAGAATTAGGCATAGGGGACGCCTCAGGGATGTTTCCGATTGATCTTACAACAAAAGGGTTCAACATGTATATGTGCGCCCTGTTTGATAATCACATAAAGGAAAAAAATTTCAAATGGAGGATCAGGGGTATCCTTCCTGATGTGCTTTGTGCAGGAGAGGGCAGGGCTGTACTCACAGAAGAAGGCGCTATTCTGCTTGACCCGTCCGGTATGCTTAAACCTGGTGTCCCTGTTGCGCCTCCTGAAGGTGATGCAGGCACAGGCATGGCAGCCACAAACAGTGTGGCAAAAAGGACAGGAAACGTATCAGCAGGTACTTCTGTGTTTGCAATGATCGTACTGGAAAAGGAGCTGAAAAAGGTGCACCATGAGGTGGACCTTGTCACCACCCCGGACGGTAATCTTGTAGGCATGGCCCATTCCAACAACTGCAGCACGGATTATGATGCATGGTTGAATCTATTCGGCGAGGCATTTCAGGCACTGGGTAAAGAGATATCCAAACCTCTTCTTTATGACACCCTGCTTGAGCAGGCCTTGAAGGGCGATCCTGACTGCGGCGGGCTAATGAGTTATGGTTATGTTTCAGGTGAACACATTACCGGGTTTACCGAAGGCCGCCCCCTGTTTGTCCGCTCTTCTGAGGCACGATTCAGCCTTGCCAATTTTATACGCACCCATCTGTTCACCTCTCTGTGTGCCTTACAGACAGGGCTTAATATACTCTTTAATGAAGAGGGGGTAAGGGTGGATGAGATAAAGGGGCATGGCGGGTTTTTCAAATCAGCGGAGGTAGGCCAGAGGATCATGGCTGCTGCCACAGGGACGCCTGTCTCCACACTTAAAACCGCAGGGGAGGGCGGGGCATGGGGGATGGCCCTTTTGTCTGCCTTTATGATTCGTAAGGATAAAACAGTTATACTGCCTGAATTTCTCTCACTTGTTTTTAAAGGTAGTATACAGGATGCCGTAAAACCTGAACCAGAGGATGTGAAGGGTTTTGAAAAATTCTTTGAACGATACCACAAGGGGCTGGCAATAGAAAAGGCTGCTGTACTGCATATGAATGTTTAA
- a CDS encoding glutathione S-transferase family protein yields the protein MIKIYGAKMGSAFRCHVLMLEMGIKHEEVKVDFEKGDQFKPEYLKLNPNGKIPCIVDGDFVLWESMAINKYIATKHNSDLLGKTIEENALIDQWSYWSILEVQANLYSIAFQKFWVPEADRDEKAIKKAMDELPKVLKILDNQLEGKEYILGNRFTLADINVASCVMAADFAKYDYSAYKNITRWIAKLNKRPSFAQIPFPPKK from the coding sequence ATGATAAAGATCTATGGTGCAAAGATGGGAAGCGCCTTCAGATGCCATGTGCTCATGCTTGAGATGGGTATAAAGCATGAAGAGGTAAAGGTGGATTTTGAAAAGGGTGATCAGTTTAAACCCGAATACCTTAAGCTGAACCCGAACGGTAAGATACCATGCATTGTTGATGGTGATTTTGTGCTGTGGGAATCTATGGCAATCAATAAATATATTGCTACAAAACACAATTCAGACCTCCTTGGGAAAACCATTGAGGAGAATGCCCTTATTGATCAGTGGAGTTACTGGTCCATACTTGAGGTGCAGGCGAACCTCTATTCAATCGCATTCCAGAAATTCTGGGTGCCAGAGGCAGACAGGGATGAAAAGGCTATTAAAAAGGCGATGGATGAGCTTCCAAAGGTGTTAAAGATTCTGGATAACCAGCTTGAAGGAAAGGAATATATCCTTGGTAACAGGTTCACCCTTGCTGATATCAATGTGGCAAGCTGTGTTATGGCGGCTGATTTTGCAAAGTATGATTATTCTGCATATAAAAACATAACACGCTGGATAGCAAAACTTAACAAACGCCCGAGTTTTGCACAGATACCTTTTCCTCCGAAGAAGTAG
- a CDS encoding MoaD/ThiS family protein: protein MSIEVEIAHVFRSYFNGQKSVTVKGKTVGECLNDLSLKYPMTKNMIVDSNGNITNRFEVYLNGESTYETGLSTPVKDGDKIDLIYIIHGG, encoded by the coding sequence ATGAGCATTGAAGTGGAAATAGCCCATGTTTTCAGGTCTTACTTTAACGGGCAGAAATCAGTAACAGTAAAGGGAAAGACTGTGGGCGAATGCCTGAATGATCTTTCTCTAAAATATCCTATGACAAAAAATATGATTGTTGACAGCAATGGAAACATAACAAACCGTTTTGAGGTATACCTGAATGGTGAAAGCACCTATGAAACCGGGTTATCCACCCCGGTAAAAGATGGTGACAAGATAGACCTTATTTATATTATACATGGGGGGTAA
- a CDS encoding HAD family phosphatase, with amino-acid sequence MKGNSMLAIIWDMDGTMVDTREAHWLAWKKILADEKYDLTWETFLKTFGQRNDTILRSLLGVSLPDAEIVRIGDTKEEAFREVLKGEGVKLLPGAGQIIDQAETNGWPQAVVSSAPRMNITAILEALNRPDTFTVLICAEDVSQGKPHPEGCITASRKLGVSPKNCIVLEDAPAGLTAARRAGMACVGVLSTHDHLSNADRVVNTLEEITLTDLEALVHEHKAF; translated from the coding sequence ATGAAAGGAAATAGCATGTTGGCCATCATCTGGGATATGGACGGTACTATGGTGGATACACGCGAGGCGCACTGGCTTGCCTGGAAAAAAATACTGGCCGATGAAAAGTATGATCTCACATGGGAAACCTTTCTTAAAACTTTTGGGCAGAGGAATGATACCATATTACGCAGCCTGTTAGGTGTGAGTCTCCCGGATGCTGAGATAGTAAGGATCGGTGATACAAAAGAGGAGGCATTCAGGGAGGTGCTGAAAGGAGAGGGGGTCAAGCTCCTGCCGGGCGCAGGGCAGATCATAGATCAGGCTGAAACTAACGGCTGGCCCCAGGCCGTTGTCTCATCCGCGCCACGTATGAACATAACTGCTATACTTGAAGCGCTCAATCGCCCTGATACATTTACTGTACTGATTTGTGCTGAAGATGTGAGCCAGGGTAAGCCGCATCCTGAGGGGTGTATTACTGCCTCCCGGAAACTCGGTGTATCTCCAAAAAATTGCATAGTGCTTGAGGATGCCCCCGCAGGGCTGACAGCAGCCCGCAGGGCAGGCATGGCATGTGTCGGGGTGCTCTCCACACATGACCACCTGAGTAATGCGGACAGGGTCGTGAATACTCTTGAAGAGATCACACTGACCGATCTCGAAGCACTTGTTCATGAGCATAAGGCGTTTTGA
- a CDS encoding LacI family transcriptional regulator → MATMKDIAEAAGISIGTVDRIIHNRGRYSEETAELVRKAMKELNYTPNIHARGLKQTKKHIFSVVLPKREQDGGYWRLVEEGILKAANELASFGNDIRIFPFDRYSSASCINALYMALSSDTEGMLIAACRPDDMRAPLEDTDLPYIFIDTNIPDLKQRTAYIGQDSRQSGILAGKLMSLLISGRASAGQDQYVLVVDPPGSNFHLYNRIEGFRYYMDAVMPEIRLITLKAEVDNESHFHSRLKEFHIKNQALPIGIFAANSSVYYIASFLEKEGDEYRSVPLVGYDIIPGRESAIEKGTIDFILTQQPEVQGYRGIIMLYDHIVLRKEVSKEVIMPLNIITRENIHTFTGYMNG, encoded by the coding sequence ATGGCAACCATGAAGGATATCGCCGAGGCCGCAGGTATTTCTATCGGCACAGTGGACAGGATAATCCATAACAGGGGACGTTATTCAGAAGAAACAGCCGAGCTGGTGCGTAAGGCCATGAAGGAGCTGAACTATACCCCCAACATACATGCCAGGGGACTGAAGCAGACAAAAAAACATATTTTCAGTGTTGTTCTTCCCAAAAGGGAACAGGATGGAGGATACTGGCGTCTGGTAGAAGAGGGGATTCTAAAGGCAGCAAATGAACTGGCCTCCTTTGGAAACGATATCAGGATATTTCCCTTTGACCGCTACTCCTCTGCATCCTGCATAAATGCCCTTTACATGGCCCTCTCTTCTGATACAGAGGGTATGCTTATTGCCGCCTGCCGCCCGGATGATATGAGGGCGCCCCTGGAGGATACCGATTTACCATACATCTTTATTGATACGAATATCCCTGATCTAAAGCAAAGAACTGCATATATTGGCCAGGACTCCCGCCAGAGCGGTATACTCGCAGGAAAACTGATGAGCCTGCTTATTTCAGGCAGGGCCTCAGCAGGGCAGGATCAATATGTTCTTGTTGTTGATCCACCCGGCAGTAATTTTCATCTCTACAACCGCATCGAGGGGTTCCGCTATTATATGGATGCGGTCATGCCGGAAATAAGATTAATTACACTAAAGGCAGAGGTTGATAACGAATCGCACTTTCACAGCAGGCTTAAAGAATTCCACATAAAAAACCAGGCCCTGCCCATCGGGATATTCGCAGCAAACTCTTCTGTGTACTACATAGCATCGTTTCTTGAAAAAGAGGGGGATGAATACAGATCCGTTCCGCTTGTCGGATACGATATCATACCTGGCAGGGAGTCGGCTATTGAGAAAGGGACTATTGATTTCATCCTCACACAGCAGCCCGAAGTCCAGGGATACCGGGGCATCATAATGCTCTATGACCATATTGTGCTCAGAAAAGAGGTGAGTAAAGAGGTGATCATGCCCCTGAACATCATAACAAGGGAAAATATACATACCTTTACGGGTTACATGAACGGCTGA